One Oceanicoccus sagamiensis genomic region harbors:
- a CDS encoding DUF4381 domain-containing protein — protein MPEQDPLAQLRDIHLPDAISAWPPAPGWWLLLAIIIALLAFGSIYWRNYLQRNRYRKHALHALVLLDRENPSDYLQQLNRLLKQTALAGKPHSDIAGLSGQQWLSFLDTTGGSTDFSQGAAKALEYGPYTPQVSELNTTELQQIAEQWIKQHDLRRSAKPSC, from the coding sequence ATGCCTGAGCAAGACCCACTCGCACAATTACGGGATATTCATTTGCCAGATGCGATTAGCGCCTGGCCGCCTGCGCCGGGGTGGTGGTTACTGCTGGCGATAATTATTGCCCTATTGGCTTTTGGCAGCATTTACTGGCGTAACTATTTACAACGTAACCGCTACCGCAAACACGCCTTACACGCTCTGGTATTACTAGACCGAGAAAACCCCAGCGATTATCTACAGCAATTAAACCGCCTATTAAAACAAACCGCTCTGGCTGGTAAGCCCCATAGTGATATTGCCGGTTTAAGCGGCCAGCAATGGCTCTCATTTCTGGATACCACCGGTGGTAGCACCGACTTTAGCCAAGGGGCCGCCAAAGCCCTGGAGTATGGCCCCTATACCCCTCAGGTTAGCGAACTCAATACTACCGAGCTACAACAGATTGCCGAGCAATGGATTAAACAGCACGATTTAAGACGGAGTGCCAAGCCGTCATGCTAA
- a CDS encoding VWA domain-containing protein gives MSPQLILDQFHFLRPEWLLAIIPATLLALFFWRQKSSAANWRGAINPQLLDHLIDGGSQRVARWPWLLLLLVWVTASIAMAGPTWTKLPQPIHKKQDALVIVLDLSLSMLAEDIKPSRLVRARHKILDILAQREEGLTALIAYSGDAHIVSPLTDDNPTIANLTPALARG, from the coding sequence ATGAGCCCGCAGCTAATCCTTGATCAGTTTCATTTTTTGCGGCCAGAGTGGTTGCTGGCCATTATCCCTGCCACCTTACTGGCGCTGTTCTTCTGGCGACAAAAAAGCAGCGCCGCTAATTGGCGTGGTGCTATCAACCCGCAACTGCTGGATCACTTGATTGACGGCGGCAGTCAACGAGTGGCTCGATGGCCCTGGTTGTTGCTATTACTGGTCTGGGTAACGGCATCCATTGCCATGGCTGGCCCCACCTGGACCAAACTCCCTCAGCCCATTCATAAAAAACAGGATGCCCTGGTCATTGTGCTCGACCTGTCACTGTCGATGCTGGCGGAAGATATTAAACCCTCGCGATTGGTAAGAGCCCGCCATAAAATCCTTGATATATTAGCCCAACGAGAGGAAGGCCTAACCGCCCTGATCGCCTACTCTGGTGATGCTCATATTGTTTCGCCACTGACCGATGATAACCCCACCATTGCCAATCTGACCCCGGCCCTGGCCCGGGGATGA
- a CDS encoding AAA family ATPase, with protein sequence MSEQNTINLLKHWLESQIIGQEALVERLLIALLANGHLLVEGAPGLAKTKAIKTLADGIEGDFHRVQFTPDLLPGDVTGTDVYRPEDGSFQFQQGPIFHNLVLADEINRAPAKVQSALLEAMAERQVSVGKTTYPLPELFLVMATQNPIEQEGTYPLPEAQLDRFLMHVRVDYPRVDAERKILQLVRDESINKAEPLATPEPVLQQAIFSARQQILALHSAPAVEEYIVQLIMASRAPANYSSELASWIDFGASPRGTIALDSCARAHAWINGRDFVSPDDVQAVAADVLRHRLILSFEAEANGISADHVVEELLRQVPVA encoded by the coding sequence ATGAGCGAACAGAATACGATCAATCTTTTAAAGCACTGGTTGGAAAGCCAGATTATTGGCCAGGAAGCACTGGTCGAGCGACTGCTGATTGCCCTATTGGCCAATGGCCACTTACTGGTCGAGGGTGCACCGGGGCTAGCAAAAACCAAAGCGATCAAAACTCTGGCCGATGGTATTGAGGGAGACTTTCACCGCGTTCAGTTTACCCCGGATCTATTACCCGGGGATGTCACCGGTACTGACGTCTACCGCCCAGAAGATGGCAGTTTCCAATTTCAGCAGGGGCCTATCTTTCATAATCTGGTACTGGCGGATGAGATCAACCGCGCCCCCGCCAAAGTCCAGTCAGCGCTGTTAGAAGCAATGGCAGAGCGGCAAGTCAGCGTGGGCAAAACCACCTACCCTCTCCCTGAACTGTTTTTAGTCATGGCTACACAAAACCCCATTGAACAGGAAGGCACCTACCCGCTACCCGAAGCGCAGTTAGATCGCTTTCTAATGCATGTGCGGGTGGATTACCCCCGTGTGGATGCAGAGCGAAAAATCCTGCAATTGGTCCGCGATGAATCCATCAATAAAGCAGAACCGTTAGCAACACCAGAGCCGGTACTGCAACAAGCTATTTTTAGCGCAAGGCAACAGATTTTGGCTTTACACTCAGCCCCTGCAGTTGAGGAATATATTGTGCAACTGATTATGGCCAGCCGTGCCCCCGCTAACTACAGCAGTGAGCTGGCTTCCTGGATTGACTTTGGCGCCAGCCCGCGAGGCACTATTGCCCTTGATAGCTGCGCCCGTGCTCATGCCTGGATCAATGGCCGGGACTTTGTTAGCCCGGATGATGTGCAGGCCGTTGCCGCCGATGTACTGCGCCACCGCCTGATCTTAAGCTTTGAAGCCGAGGCCAACGGGATTAGCGCCGACCATGTTGTCGAAGAGTTGCTCAGGCAAGTTCCAGTCGCTTAG
- a CDS encoding DUF58 domain-containing protein, giving the protein MAITPHHNRLEQRLSGAYIDLDDMISARFAAKDLKLQQRRKALSLLAGPNKTNFRGRGIDFEEVRAYQAGDDIRTIDWRVTARSGKAYTKLFQEERERPMLVVTDQRQSMFFGSQTCFKSVMACYLGALIAWSGLQNSDRVGGLVFGNQRQQEIRPRRSRQSALALIHLMLEFNQALNKDSGLNVSSAQRLEEALIELRRIARPGSTIYIISDFAGFNDGDILKHLHQLSRHCEITALTVVDPLEKQLPPPGQYTVTDGSQRHQIHTGSSKAQHHYAQQFAARQEDLKQQLGKLGIPLIEISTEQPPLQHLLRYYGTATGVKR; this is encoded by the coding sequence ATGGCAATCACCCCTCATCACAACAGATTAGAGCAACGCCTAAGCGGCGCTTATATCGACCTGGACGATATGATTAGCGCCCGCTTTGCCGCCAAAGACCTTAAACTGCAACAGCGCCGTAAAGCCCTGAGCCTACTGGCGGGACCGAATAAAACCAACTTCCGTGGCCGCGGTATCGACTTTGAAGAAGTCCGTGCCTACCAGGCCGGCGACGATATTCGTACCATTGACTGGCGAGTAACCGCCAGAAGCGGCAAGGCTTATACCAAACTGTTTCAGGAAGAACGCGAACGGCCCATGCTAGTGGTAACCGACCAGCGCCAATCCATGTTTTTTGGCAGCCAAACCTGCTTTAAATCCGTCATGGCCTGTTATCTGGGGGCTTTAATTGCCTGGTCAGGTCTGCAAAACAGCGACCGCGTTGGTGGCCTGGTGTTTGGCAATCAGCGGCAACAGGAAATCCGCCCTCGCCGCAGCCGGCAATCCGCACTGGCACTGATTCATTTAATGCTGGAGTTTAACCAAGCACTCAATAAAGACAGCGGCCTCAACGTTTCCTCCGCCCAGCGACTGGAAGAAGCACTGATTGAGTTACGCCGTATCGCCCGACCCGGCAGCACGATTTATATTATTAGCGACTTTGCCGGTTTTAATGATGGCGATATTCTCAAGCATTTACATCAACTATCCCGGCACTGCGAAATAACCGCCCTAACTGTGGTAGACCCATTGGAAAAACAACTACCACCGCCGGGCCAATATACCGTTACCGATGGTAGCCAACGCCATCAAATCCATACCGGTAGCAGCAAGGCGCAACACCACTACGCACAACAATTTGCCGCCCGCCAAGAAGATTTAAAACAGCAACTGGGGAAACTCGGTATTCCTCTGATTGAAATCTCCACCGAGCAGCCACCTTTGCAGCATTTACTCCGCTACTATGGCACCGCCACAGGAGTAAAACGTTAG
- a CDS encoding DUF2835 domain-containing protein, with amino-acid sequence MHTVIVDISISADEFIKHYQFSGAVVSTHSRDGRSVRFPANILQRFITHTGVKGSFRIQFDHGGKFSGVERL; translated from the coding sequence ATGCACACAGTAATAGTTGATATTTCGATCTCAGCCGATGAGTTTATCAAGCACTACCAGTTTTCCGGTGCCGTGGTGTCTACCCACAGTAGAGATGGTCGCAGTGTGCGTTTCCCCGCTAATATTTTGCAGCGCTTTATTACTCATACCGGCGTGAAAGGCAGCTTTCGTATCCAGTTTGATCATGGCGGCAAATTTAGCGGGGTTGAAAGACTTTAA
- a CDS encoding vWA domain-containing protein, producing MLTYELPWVIYLLPLPLLAFWLLPKAKQQQAAVRVPFYQQLSGLEQPGTEAISQRKLRLSSLAFIWCGLLAAASGPTWIGDPISLPASGRDLLLAVDLSGSMNIEDMVVRGKQAARITAVKAVLNDFIQRRKGDRLGLVLFGSQAYVQAPLTFDRTTVQRFMKEAQIGFAGEQNTAIGDAIGLSVKRLRDRPGDRHVMILLTDGQNNGGEVKPIPAAKLAADNNIVIYTVGVGADEMVTKGMFGSSFGSRRVNPSADLDEKTLQQIADMTGGKYFRARNPEQLLDIYRILDELEPVEDKQETFRPQKALFYWPLAFALGLSGLLAVGLLPWRLWWSALTDKPLAAENNR from the coding sequence ATGCTAACGTATGAATTGCCATGGGTTATCTATTTACTACCATTGCCCTTGCTGGCCTTTTGGTTATTACCCAAAGCCAAACAACAACAGGCCGCCGTTCGAGTGCCCTTTTATCAGCAACTTTCCGGCCTGGAACAACCAGGCACGGAGGCCATCAGCCAGCGTAAATTAAGACTGAGCTCACTGGCATTCATCTGGTGCGGTTTACTTGCAGCCGCCTCCGGCCCCACCTGGATTGGCGACCCTATCAGCCTGCCCGCCAGTGGCCGTGATTTATTATTGGCCGTTGATCTCTCCGGCAGCATGAACATTGAAGATATGGTGGTCCGCGGCAAACAGGCAGCACGAATTACGGCGGTAAAAGCTGTGCTCAATGACTTTATCCAACGGCGCAAAGGCGACCGCTTAGGCTTAGTGTTATTTGGTAGTCAGGCCTATGTGCAAGCCCCTCTTACTTTTGACCGCACCACCGTACAGCGCTTTATGAAAGAAGCACAAATTGGTTTTGCCGGTGAACAAAATACCGCCATTGGTGATGCTATTGGTCTATCAGTAAAACGACTGCGTGATCGGCCCGGTGATCGCCATGTTATGATTCTACTAACCGATGGCCAAAATAACGGCGGTGAAGTTAAACCTATTCCTGCGGCAAAACTGGCGGCTGACAATAATATTGTTATCTATACGGTTGGGGTTGGCGCCGACGAGATGGTCACCAAGGGAATGTTTGGCAGCAGCTTTGGTTCACGCCGAGTTAACCCCTCCGCCGACCTCGATGAAAAAACGCTACAGCAAATTGCCGATATGACTGGCGGCAAATATTTTCGCGCCCGCAACCCGGAACAGCTATTAGACATTTATCGCATCCTGGATGAACTCGAGCCGGTTGAAGACAAGCAAGAAACCTTTAGGCCACAAAAAGCCTTATTCTATTGGCCGCTGGCCTTTGCCTTAGGCTTAAGTGGTTTATTGGCAGTGGGGTTATTACCCTGGCGATTATGGTGGTCTGCCCTGACGGATAAGCCTCTGGCTGCGGAGAACAACCGATGA
- a CDS encoding tRNA-dihydrouridine synthase yields MKTVFLGKTLSGPFTIPSGIVTCSAPIIQAFFDQIPEVGVLTTKSIGPTPRAGYREPILSQYSPGNFVNAVGLTNPGAERSAELMAELTIPEDRFLLISIFGGSVDEYVEVAKIMAPHGDGLELNLSCPHAKGLGMAMGQDPDLVKEIVAAVKAAVDIPVVAKLTPNVPNIGDIAKAAEQGGADAICAINTLGPGSHHSHGAPVLSNGLGGMSGKGVLPIALKCVSEIAEAVSCPVIGCGGISSADNVRAFKGAGASIFGIGSALVGMTTEQIGSYFTTLTADLERGTEQAESLVRYDIDMGFDPVTLVKNEKVSADISILTFDKKVGVQAGEFIFLWIPGLGEKPFSALTDDPFSLVVINLGEFTDQLIKLEAGTQAYVRGPHGIPVQPPENAKIMAVSGGTGLAAVYQIARDLGGEGDNKAEIFVGARSADRLYFTDECEEISTLHIATDDGSRGHHGLVTEMLRQRLQALSPEQLDQLYFYNCGPEPMVHAAVAVQKEFCRDEQIHSAIDYLTKCGVGICGACNAPDGRRLCVDGPFLAAG; encoded by the coding sequence TTGAAAACAGTATTCCTCGGTAAAACCCTCTCAGGCCCTTTCACTATCCCATCGGGCATTGTTACCTGCTCAGCGCCGATTATTCAGGCGTTTTTTGACCAAATCCCTGAAGTGGGCGTTTTGACCACCAAGAGTATTGGCCCCACGCCAAGAGCTGGCTACCGTGAACCTATTCTGAGCCAGTATTCTCCGGGGAACTTTGTCAATGCCGTTGGGCTAACCAACCCCGGTGCTGAGCGCTCGGCAGAACTGATGGCTGAGCTGACCATTCCAGAAGACCGTTTTTTGCTGATCTCTATCTTTGGCGGCAGTGTTGACGAATATGTTGAAGTGGCCAAAATCATGGCCCCCCATGGAGATGGCCTGGAGCTCAATCTCTCCTGCCCCCATGCCAAAGGTCTGGGTATGGCCATGGGGCAAGACCCTGATCTGGTAAAAGAAATCGTCGCGGCGGTTAAAGCAGCCGTTGATATACCTGTTGTCGCCAAGCTCACCCCCAATGTGCCGAATATTGGCGATATAGCCAAAGCCGCAGAACAAGGCGGTGCCGATGCCATTTGTGCAATTAATACTCTGGGGCCAGGCAGCCACCATAGCCACGGTGCTCCGGTATTAAGTAACGGCCTGGGCGGCATGTCCGGCAAAGGGGTACTACCTATTGCCCTAAAATGTGTGAGTGAAATCGCAGAAGCCGTTAGCTGCCCGGTTATCGGCTGTGGCGGGATTAGCAGTGCTGACAACGTGCGCGCCTTTAAAGGTGCTGGCGCCAGTATCTTTGGTATTGGCTCTGCACTAGTGGGTATGACCACTGAGCAAATTGGCAGCTACTTTACCACACTCACGGCTGACCTTGAGCGCGGTACAGAACAGGCTGAATCATTAGTTCGCTATGATATTGATATGGGCTTTGACCCTGTTACTCTGGTTAAAAACGAAAAAGTCAGTGCCGATATTTCTATTCTTACCTTTGATAAAAAAGTCGGCGTACAAGCCGGTGAATTTATCTTTCTCTGGATTCCCGGTTTAGGCGAAAAGCCGTTTTCTGCGCTGACCGATGACCCGTTCTCACTGGTAGTCATTAATCTCGGTGAGTTTACCGACCAGTTGATTAAACTGGAAGCCGGTACTCAGGCCTATGTTCGTGGCCCCCATGGTATTCCCGTGCAGCCCCCCGAAAACGCGAAAATTATGGCCGTTAGTGGTGGCACCGGTTTAGCGGCGGTTTACCAAATTGCTCGAGATCTGGGTGGCGAAGGCGATAACAAGGCGGAAATCTTTGTTGGTGCGCGCAGTGCTGACCGCTTGTACTTCACTGACGAATGTGAAGAGATCAGCACCCTGCATATTGCCACCGATGACGGTAGCCGAGGCCACCATGGCTTAGTGACAGAAATGCTTCGTCAGCGACTGCAAGCCCTATCACCGGAGCAGTTAGATCAGTTGTATTTTTATAATTGCGGACCCGAACCTATGGTCCATGCTGCGGTCGCGGTACAAAAAGAGTTTTGCCGGGACGAGCAAATCCATAGTGCTATCGACTATCTAACCAAATGTGGTGTGGGTATCTGCGGCGCCTGTAATGCGCCGGACGGTAGAAGACTCTGTGTTGATGGGCCGTTTTTAGCGGCGGGTTAA
- a CDS encoding NAD-glutamate dehydrogenase: MVINQGIDRLVAQIIAHLQERLSADEAAKVADFTRQYFAGYASDDIMEREASELGAAMMGSWAYIQQHNIASPKVRVFNPDYQKHGWQLGRTVIAIIARNTPFITESIRGELNRRNIVIHTLHGTIFSMLRDKQHQLRELLPARTVMKAPADCQLGDEVLLYLEIGRCTDRDELAEITATLNEILAEVTLVVDDFEAMTESARQALADAKKLPTKDNIINNDVPEFIQWMIDGHFTFLGYEKLQVEYSDNEPQVSRVKGSALGLLRERQSLGSTDVYNSIKSAASPEALMERSLVFAKSSIRSRVHRLVYPDYVMLRCFDEQGRIIAKHRFLGMYTAKVYNLTPTLIPLIRGKVKEVLDRSGLDPESHEGKDLSRLLDVFPRDELFQSSVKELLATTMAVNKIQERRQVRLFIRYDVYRKFVNCLVYMPKDIYHTELRIKLEALLREAFGAKECEFTTYFSESILSRTHFVLRVDPEHEITVYSKALEEEVVKVTMSWKEHLKNYLIEEFGDEQGSQLLDNYGDAFGPGYRDDFEPRAAIDDIRKIARMNGDGDIEMSFYRRLGDAQETVHFRLIHLDTSLSLSDVMPILENLGLRVESEHPYGIKRKDGKSIWVHEFRLTYGLDTHIDLQNVTEAFQQAFLRIWSGDAESDAFNKLILGTRLDWRAIAMLRAYSRYMKQIQFNFSGDYIAETLCNHLVLTASIVELFNIRFSCDWAGTEDERVQAEQDLEQSIITALDDVENLSEDRILRQYLALIKATLRTNYFQQSADGQSHPYFSFKLSPGLIPDVPLPVPMFEIFVYSPRVEGVHLRGGKVARGGLRWSDRQEDFRTEVLGLVKAQQVKNAVIVPMGAKGGFVAKQLPTDGGREAFQQEGIACYKIFIQGLLDLTDNLIEGSVVPPQQVIRKDEDDTYLVVAADKGTATFSDIANQLSINAGFWLGDAFASGGSAGYDHKKMGITAKGAWVSVQRHFRELGVNVQDTDFTVVGIGDMGGDVFGNGMLLSEHIQLVCAFNHMHIFVDPNPDSAASFVERKRLFEMPRSSWEDYDSALISAGGGIFKRSAKSIAISPEMQKRFDIAETKLTPNALLTAVLKAPVDLLWNGGIGTYVKASSESHADVGDKANDVLRVDAKDLRCMVIGEGGNLGVTQLSRVEFALLGGRSNTDFIDNAAGVDCSDHEVNIKILLNEVVANDEMTEKQRNILLEEMTESVSELVLENNYRQTGALSMAESDAFVRSGEYRRLIGTLEASGKLNRALEFIPEEEALQERRASGKGLTRPELSVLISYVKSELKEELADTSIPDDQYMLAAVETAFPQRLRDDFNTLVHNHRLRKEIIATQLANDMVNHMGITFVDRLAQSTGANSSDIVRAYVTARDVFDMPNLWAQIEALDYKVTSEVQTELMSELMRLVRRASRWFIRNRRGLIEPTIEVANFKQAVSDLHEVLPSLLRGDLKDIRYNICQRYISQGVPEQLASAIASVRELYPFLGIIEASQSMDAPPAKVADLFFCLADRLELDWFAKQISDLKIDNYWQAMARETYRDDLEWQLRTLTEGAMRHICEKGDVEACIERWMEQQHLLVDRWRTMLAELHATEVHEFAMYSVAIRELLDMAQSSKYGEVT; this comes from the coding sequence ATGGTGATAAATCAGGGAATAGACAGGTTGGTTGCACAAATAATCGCCCATTTGCAAGAGCGTCTGTCGGCAGATGAAGCCGCGAAGGTAGCGGATTTTACTCGCCAATATTTCGCCGGTTATGCCTCTGACGATATTATGGAGCGGGAGGCCTCGGAGCTTGGTGCTGCCATGATGGGCAGTTGGGCCTATATTCAACAGCATAATATTGCCTCACCCAAGGTGCGGGTATTTAACCCGGATTACCAGAAGCATGGCTGGCAGCTTGGCCGTACGGTGATTGCTATTATCGCCCGCAATACGCCCTTTATTACCGAATCTATTCGCGGCGAACTTAACCGCCGCAATATCGTTATCCATACCTTACACGGCACTATTTTTTCAATGCTACGCGATAAGCAGCACCAATTGCGCGAGTTGCTGCCAGCACGTACGGTGATGAAAGCCCCCGCTGATTGCCAACTGGGTGATGAGGTTTTGCTCTATCTTGAAATTGGCCGCTGTACCGACCGGGATGAGTTGGCGGAAATCACCGCAACGCTTAACGAGATATTGGCCGAAGTCACACTGGTGGTGGATGATTTTGAGGCGATGACGGAAAGTGCCAGACAGGCCCTTGCCGATGCTAAAAAACTGCCTACTAAAGACAATATCATCAATAACGATGTACCAGAGTTTATCCAATGGATGATTGATGGGCACTTTACTTTTCTGGGCTACGAGAAGTTACAGGTAGAGTACAGCGACAACGAGCCACAGGTATCGCGGGTTAAAGGTTCGGCGTTGGGTTTGTTGCGCGAAAGGCAGTCACTGGGTAGTACCGATGTGTATAACTCGATTAAGTCAGCGGCTAGCCCTGAGGCGCTGATGGAGCGGTCGCTGGTGTTTGCCAAGTCCTCCATTCGGTCACGGGTTCATCGCTTGGTATACCCTGATTATGTGATGTTGCGTTGCTTTGATGAGCAGGGCAGGATAATTGCCAAACATCGTTTTTTAGGGATGTATACCGCCAAGGTCTATAACCTGACTCCCACCTTGATTCCCCTGATTCGCGGCAAGGTGAAGGAAGTGTTGGACCGTTCTGGTTTAGACCCTGAAAGCCATGAAGGTAAAGATTTATCACGCTTGTTAGATGTTTTTCCCCGGGATGAATTATTCCAGAGCAGTGTGAAAGAGTTATTAGCGACCACCATGGCGGTGAATAAAATTCAGGAGCGACGCCAGGTTCGCTTATTTATTCGCTATGACGTTTATAGAAAATTTGTTAACTGTCTGGTCTATATGCCCAAGGATATTTATCACACGGAGCTGCGAATCAAACTGGAAGCCTTGCTGCGTGAAGCCTTTGGCGCCAAAGAGTGTGAGTTTACTACCTATTTTTCTGAGTCCATTTTGTCCCGTACCCATTTTGTGTTGCGGGTTGATCCCGAACATGAAATTACCGTTTATTCAAAAGCACTAGAAGAGGAAGTCGTTAAAGTGACTATGTCCTGGAAAGAGCATTTAAAGAATTACCTGATCGAAGAGTTTGGTGATGAGCAGGGCTCACAGTTGTTAGATAACTATGGCGATGCTTTTGGGCCTGGTTACCGTGATGATTTTGAACCTCGAGCGGCAATTGATGATATTCGTAAAATAGCCAGAATGAATGGTGATGGCGATATTGAAATGAGCTTTTATCGTCGTTTGGGGGATGCCCAGGAAACAGTGCATTTTCGATTAATTCATTTGGATACATCGCTATCACTGTCAGATGTTATGCCTATTTTAGAAAACCTGGGCCTGCGGGTTGAAAGTGAGCACCCCTATGGTATCAAGCGCAAAGACGGTAAAAGTATTTGGGTCCATGAATTCCGTTTGACCTATGGCTTGGATACCCATATTGATTTACAAAATGTCACCGAGGCTTTTCAACAGGCTTTTCTCCGTATCTGGTCTGGCGATGCAGAGAGCGATGCCTTTAATAAGTTAATTCTGGGTACCCGTTTAGATTGGCGTGCCATTGCTATGTTGCGGGCCTATTCCCGTTATATGAAGCAAATCCAATTTAATTTCAGTGGCGATTATATTGCCGAGACCCTGTGTAATCACCTGGTGTTAACCGCCAGCATTGTTGAGTTATTTAATATTCGCTTTTCCTGTGATTGGGCAGGTACTGAAGATGAGCGTGTACAGGCTGAGCAAGACTTGGAGCAGTCGATTATTACGGCGTTGGACGATGTTGAAAACCTCAGTGAAGATCGTATCCTGCGGCAGTATTTAGCACTGATTAAAGCCACCTTAAGAACCAATTATTTTCAACAGTCTGCCGATGGCCAATCCCATCCTTATTTTTCGTTTAAATTATCGCCCGGCCTTATTCCCGATGTACCACTACCGGTACCGATGTTTGAAATTTTTGTGTATTCACCCCGTGTAGAAGGTGTGCACTTACGCGGCGGCAAGGTTGCTCGCGGTGGCCTGCGCTGGTCGGATCGTCAGGAAGATTTTCGTACCGAGGTGCTAGGCCTGGTAAAAGCCCAGCAGGTTAAAAATGCCGTGATTGTACCGATGGGGGCCAAGGGTGGTTTTGTGGCCAAGCAGTTGCCTACCGATGGCGGGCGTGAAGCTTTCCAGCAAGAGGGTATAGCCTGTTATAAAATATTTATTCAGGGTTTGCTGGACCTGACTGACAATTTAATCGAGGGCAGTGTGGTGCCTCCGCAGCAGGTTATCCGCAAGGATGAGGATGATACTTATCTGGTTGTGGCGGCGGATAAAGGTACCGCCACGTTTTCTGATATTGCCAACCAGCTGTCAATCAATGCGGGCTTTTGGCTGGGGGATGCTTTTGCCTCCGGTGGCAGCGCTGGCTATGACCATAAAAAAATGGGTATTACCGCCAAAGGTGCCTGGGTGTCCGTGCAGCGCCACTTTAGGGAGCTAGGGGTCAATGTGCAGGACACTGATTTTACCGTGGTGGGCATTGGCGATATGGGGGGCGATGTGTTTGGTAACGGCATGCTGCTCTCTGAACATATCCAATTAGTCTGTGCCTTTAACCATATGCATATTTTTGTTGATCCCAATCCCGATTCGGCGGCCAGTTTTGTTGAGCGCAAACGTTTATTTGAAATGCCCCGGTCCAGTTGGGAAGACTATGACAGCGCGCTGATATCAGCCGGTGGCGGGATCTTTAAGCGCTCAGCCAAGTCCATTGCTATCTCCCCTGAAATGCAAAAGCGCTTTGATATAGCCGAGACAAAATTAACCCCTAATGCACTACTGACAGCCGTGTTAAAGGCGCCGGTTGATTTGCTGTGGAATGGCGGTATTGGCACTTATGTTAAAGCCAGCAGTGAGTCTCATGCTGATGTGGGTGATAAAGCCAACGATGTTTTGCGCGTTGATGCTAAAGACCTGCGCTGCATGGTGATTGGTGAGGGCGGTAATCTTGGGGTAACCCAATTATCCCGGGTTGAGTTTGCGCTACTCGGCGGCCGTTCCAATACTGACTTTATTGATAATGCGGCAGGCGTTGATTGCTCGGATCACGAAGTGAATATCAAAATTTTGCTGAACGAAGTGGTTGCCAATGATGAAATGACCGAGAAGCAGCGCAATATTCTACTCGAAGAAATGACGGAGAGTGTGTCTGAGTTGGTATTGGAAAATAACTATCGCCAAACCGGGGCGCTCAGTATGGCGGAGAGCGATGCCTTTGTTCGCAGTGGTGAGTACCGGCGTTTAATTGGCACACTTGAGGCCAGTGGCAAATTAAACCGGGCGCTTGAGTTTATTCCTGAAGAAGAAGCTTTGCAGGAGCGCAGAGCATCGGGCAAAGGTCTGACGCGGCCTGAGTTATCCGTGCTGATTTCCTATGTGAAGTCAGAGCTTAAAGAGGAGTTGGCTGATACCAGTATTCCTGATGATCAATATATGCTGGCTGCGGTGGAAACCGCTTTTCCCCAGCGCTTGCGTGATGATTTTAATACCCTGGTGCATAACCACCGTTTGCGCAAAGAGATTATCGCCACCCAATTAGCCAATGATATGGTTAATCATATGGGCATTACCTTTGTTGATCGTCTGGCTCAGTCAACTGGCGCTAATAGCAGTGATATTGTGCGAGCTTATGTGACGGCCAGGGATGTGTTTGATATGCCCAATTTATGGGCGCAGATCGAGGCGCTGGATTATAAGGTGACCTCTGAAGTCCAAACTGAACTGATGTCCGAATTAATGCGTTTGGTACGCCGTGCCAGCCGTTGGTTTATTCGCAATCGCCGCGGCTTAATTGAGCCGACGATTGAAGTCGCTAACTTTAAGCAGGCGGTGAGTGATTTACACGAAGTATTACCCTCGCTGCTACGTGGTGACTTAAAGGATATTCGTTACAATATTTGCCAGCGTTATATTTCACAGGGCGTGCCAGAGCAGCTAGCCAGTGCCATTGCCAGTGTTCGTGAGCTTTACCCATTTTTGGGTATTATTGAGGCCTCACAGTCGATGGATGCGCCCCCGGCCAAGGTGGCGGATTTATTTTTCTGCCTGGCTGACAGGCTTGAGCTGGATTGGTTTGCCAAGCAAATCTCAGATTTAAAAATTGATAATTACTGGCAGGCGATGGCAAGAGAAACATACCGTGATGACCTTGAATGGCAGTTGCGGACCTTGACTGAGGGGGCCATGCGGCATATTTGCGAGAAGGGTGATGTTGAAGCCTGTATTGAGCGCTGGATGGAGCAGCAGCATTTATTAGTTGATCGCTGGCGCACTATGCTGGCAGAATTGCATGCCACAGAAGTCCACGAATTTGCCATGTATTCTGTTGCTATACGAGAGCTGTTAGATATGGCGCAGAGTAGTAAGTATGGTGAGGTGACTTAG